A genomic window from Rattus norvegicus strain BN/NHsdMcwi chromosome 9, GRCr8, whole genome shotgun sequence includes:
- the Asnsd1 gene encoding asparagine synthetase domain-containing protein 1 (The RefSeq protein has 1 substitution compared to this genomic sequence) has protein sequence MCGICCSVSFSVEHFSKDLKEDLLYNLRRRGPSSSRQLLKSAVNYQCLFSGHVLHLRGVLTAQPVEDECGNVFLWNGEVFNGVQVEAEDNDTQVMFSSLSACKNESEILSLFSKVHGPWSFIYYQASSHCLWFGRDVFGRRSLLWQFSNLGKSFCLSSVGAQISGGADQWQEVPASGIFQIDLNSAAVSRCVILKLYPWKSISKENVAEECANELTQTPAELPEFVSVVINKANLYLSKPIVPLNKTLPEVPLETQCRNSSSVPGSRETLEILLRDEHTQRIVQQFIDVLSVAVKRRTLCLAREENLASKDVLKTCGKKANIAILFSGGVDSMVIAALADRHIPLDEPIDLLNVAFLPKQKAGLPIPNVERNQQNHCEIPPEESSPSTAVPQGPHDAEVPDRVTGKAGLKELQSVNPARTWNFVEINVSLEELQKLRRARICHLVQPSDTVLDDSIGCAVWFASRGIGWLVTEDAVQSYKSSAKVILTGIGADEQLAGYSRHRARFQSLGLEGLNEEIAMELGRISSRNLGRDDRVIADHGKEARFPFLDENVVSFLNSLPVWEKVDLALPRGVGEKLILRLAAVELGLSSSALLPKRAIQFGSRIAKLEETNEKASDKCGRLQILP, from the exons ATGTGTGGCATTTGCTGTTCTGTGAGTTTCTCTGTTGAGCACTTCAGTAAAGATTTAAAAGAGGATTTGCTGTATAATCTCAGACGGCGGGGCCCTAGTAGCAGCAGACAGTTATTAAAATCTGCTGTTAACTATCAGTGTTTATTTTCTGGTCATGTTCTTCATTTAAGAGGTGTTTTGACTGCCCAACCTGTGGAAGATGAATGTGGCAATGTGTTCTTATGGAATGGAGAAGTTTTTAATGGAGTACAGGTTGAAGCAGAAGATAATGATACCCAGGTCATGTTCAGTAGCCTTTCTGCCTGTAAGAATGAGTCTGAAATACTGTCGCTCTTCTCTAAAGTGCACGGCCCGTGGTCGTTTATATATTACCAGGCCTCCAGCCATTGCTTGTGGTTTGGCAGGGACGTGTTTGGCCGCCGTAGCTTGCTTTGGCAGTTTAGTAACCTGGGCAAGAGTTTCTGCCTCTCTTCAGTTGGTGCCCAGATATCCGGAGGAGCAGACCAGTGGCAAGAAGTTCCAGCATCTGGAATCTTCCAAATTGATCTCAATTCTGCTGCTGTTTCCAGATGTGTGATCTTAAAATTATATCCTTGGAAATCTATTTCTAAGGAGAATGTTGCTGAAGAATGTGCTAATGAGCTGACTCAGACTCCAGCAGAATTGCCAGAGTTTGTATCAGTGGTAATAAATAAAGCCAACTTGTACCTCTCAAAACCCATTGTCCCCTTAAACAAGACGCTGCCTGAGGTACCCTTGGAGACCCAATGTAGAAACAGTTCCAGCGTTCCAGGGTCAAGAGAGACACTTGAGATACTTCTTagagatgaacacacacaaagaatagtTCAGCAGTTCATTGACGTCCTCAGTGTTGCAGTCAAGAGACGCACCTTATGTTTAGCTAGGGAAGAAAACTTGGCATCAAAGGACGTTTTAAAAACTTGTGGTAAGAAAGCAAACATTGCGATCCTGTTTTCCGGAGGTGTTGATTCTATGGTGATCGCAGCCCTTGCTGATCGTCACATTCCTTTAGACGAGCCAATTGACCTTCTGAATGTGGCTTTTTTACCTAAACAAAAGGCAGGGCTGCCTATTCCTAACGTAGAAAGAAACCAGCAAAACCACTGTGAGATCCCTCCTGAAGAGTCCTCTCCGAGCACTGCTGTGCCTCAGGGTCCACATGACGCCGAGGTGCCAGATCGAGTCACAGGAAAAGCAGGACTGAAGGAACTACAGTCTGTCAACCCTTCTCGAACTTGGAATTTTGTGGAAATTAATGTTTCTCTTGAAGAATTACAAAAACTAAGAAGAGCTCGAATATGTCACTTAGTTCAGCCATCGGACACAGTTCTGGATGATAGTATTGGCTGTGCTGTCTGGTTTGCATCTAGAGGAATCGGTTGGTTGGTGACCGAGGATGCTGTGCAGTCTTACAAGAGCAGTGCAAAG GTGATTCTCACTGGGATTGGTGCAGATGAGCAGTTGGCAGGTTATTCCCGTCATCGTGCCCGCTTTCAGTCTCTTGGCCTAGAAGGATTGAATGAGGAAATAGCAATGGAATTGGGTCGCATTTCTTCTAGAAACCTTGGTCGTGATGATAGAGTTATTGCTGATCATGGAAAGGAAGCAAG ATTTCCTTTTCTGGATGAAAATGTTGTATCTTTCCTGAATTCTCTGCCAGTTTGGGAAAAGGTAGACCTGGCTTTGCCCCGTGGAGTTGGTGAGAAGCTCATTTTACGCCTTGCAGCTGTGGAACTTGGTCTCTcatcctctgcccttctgccCAAACGGGCCATACAATTTGGATCTAGAATTGCAAAACTAGAAGAAACTAATGAGAAGGCATCTGATAAGTGTGGAAGGCTCCAAATCCTACCTTAG